From Anopheles coluzzii chromosome 3, AcolN3, whole genome shotgun sequence, the proteins below share one genomic window:
- the LOC120956256 gene encoding uncharacterized protein LOC120956256: MSKRLSNKKCDVTKLFDTLWKEAKQHRVAILIQNQPDKDKLAELIKRKTDDFLRTFPFRDRLKLQPDTKDNAKALAARNRGNELFVPMQGKYLESLQHYNESIAYSEPGSEARALAYGNRSVVCLKLGLSQECLENIRLARASNYPARLMNKLNKREQDVKRCIENDAQIIPRRVTHTPGKYWARETGCPALQLSYEPHANIPHLAKCVELRQNSQYGRHLVTTQHLKAGDVFLIEKPYANLLCDTERYKRCAFCQNEDTFTLIPCEGCTVTMYCSKECMDKAHKQYHRYECGVLRDCWRIVGHLFGGMVGLRTVATAIASFDQDLEGLAHHLNTLDEANVNAFTMDWNEVTDSDIYDTIHVLTTNQQRRRRKDLSKLIFFTSIVHLLLLERTELGPLCESNPARNKLLFDLLLRHVQTSLINKKGVYHMTRSKDDEEEDEYEDNYFGYDRDDEEEQEYTDYGEETHAIAVYPLSSMLNHSCIPNVAPIHLLDGRCAFVASRPIAAGEQLFDVYDFLTMEFDPSFRRYCLKQSYFFNCRCPACQSGWPMPFRNKSLAEEHFLLLLREMDNVVQGLPRLVEYMNQAGRHYPKHQITAAEVILSHTLRMIHSYSPVDDMLNEMEGIAEIGLEAIFKRILIRNFR, from the exons ATGTCTAAGCGGCTCAGTAACAAGAAGTGCGATGTGACGAAGCTGTTTGATACACTTTGGAAAGAAGCGAAGCAGCACCGCGTCGCCATACTGATCCAGAACCAGCCGGATAAGGATAAGTTAGCAGAGCTCATTAAGCGCAAGACCGATGACTTTCTGCGCACGTTCCCGTTTCGCGACCGGCTTAAGCTGCAACCCGACACAAAGGACAATGCGAAAGCGCTTGCGGCCCGCAATCGTGGCAATGAACTGTTCGTTCCAATGCAAGGAAAGTACTTGGAGTCGCTCCAGCACTACAACGAGAGCATCGCGTACTCGGAGCCAGGTTCAGAAGCAAGAGCGCTTGCGTACGGCAACCGGTCGGTGGTCTGTCTGAAGTTAGGCCTGTCCCAAGAGTGCTTGGAAAACATACGCCTAGCGCGGGCCTCGAACTATCCGGCACGTTTGATGAACAAGCTGAACAAGCGCGAACAGGACGTGAAGCGATGCATCGAAAATGATGCCCAAATCATTCCGCGCAGAGTGACGCACACGCCTGGAAAGTATTGGGCACGTGAAACGGGCTGTCCTGCACTGCAATTGAGCTATGAGCCACACGCAAACATCCCTCACCTGGCGAAATGTGTTGAGTTGCGCCAGAACAGCCAATACGGTCGTCATTTGGTGACGACGCAGCATCTAAAGGCAGGGGACGTGTTTTTGATTGAGAAGCCGTACGCAAACTTGCTATGTGACACAGAACGGTATAAACGTTGCGCTTTTTGTCAGAATGAGGACACGTTTACGCTGATTCCTTGCGAGGGATGCACCGTGACGATGTACTGCTCCAAGGAATGTATGGACAAAGCGCACAAGCAGTATCATCGGTACGAGTGTGGCGTGCTGCGTGACTGTTGGCGCATTGTTGGCCACTTGTTTGGGGGCATGGTGGGATTGCGTACGGTTGCCACGGCCATCGCATCCTTCGACCAGGATCTCGAGGGTTTGGCCCATCATCTGAACACGCTGGACGAAGCGAATGTGAATGCATTTACGATGGATTGGAACGAGGTTACAGACAGCGATATCTACGACACGATACACGTGCTCACCACGAACCAGCAACGTCGACGACGCAAAGATCTGTCGAAACTCATATTTTTCACCTCCATCGTCCACCTACTACTGCTGGAACGCACCGAGCTCGGACCGTTGTGCGAGTCAAACCCGGCAAGAAACAAGCTTCTGTTCGATCTGCTGCTTCGCCACGTGCAAACGTCCCTGATCAACAAGAAGGGTGTGTATCACATGACACGCTCGAAGGACGATGAGGAGGAAGACGAGTATGAGGATAATTATTTCGGGTACGATAGGGACGATGAGGAGGAACAGGAATACACGGACTACGGGGAGGAAACGCATGCAATTGCCGTTTACCCGCTGTCCAGCATGCTGAACCATAGCTGCATACCGAACGTGGCCCCGATCCATCTGCTCGATGGCCGGTGTGCCTTTGTAGCCAGCCGACCGATCGCTGCCGGAGAGCAGCTCTTCGACGTCTATGA CTTTCTCACAATGGAGTTCGACCCCTCGTTCCGAAGATATTGTCTGAAGCAATCGTACTTTTTCAACTGTCGCTGCCCGGCATGCCAATCTGGTTGGCCCATGCCTTTCCGTAATAAGAGCCTAGCGGAAGAACATTTTCTCCTACTGCTGCGTGAGATGGATAACGTGGTGCAGGGACTGCCGCGGCTGGTAGAGTACATGAACCAGGCCGGGCGGCACTATCCGAAGCATCAGATCACGGCCGCGGAGGTGATACTGTCGCATACCCTGCGCATGATTCACAGCTACTCGCCGGTGGATGATATGCTCAACGAGATGGAGGGTATTGCTGAGATTGGTTTGGAAGCTATTTTTAAGCGAATTTTGATAAGGAACTTCAGATAG
- the LOC120958466 gene encoding SET and MYND domain-containing protein 4-like: protein MSERLQDDAWDVGNLFDQLWEESLKQRIIEPTQNQPDKDKIPEIIKREIDEFLRTFPFHDRLKLQPDTKDNANAVAARNRGNELFATEGECLKSLQHYNESIACSEPGSETRALAYGNRSAVCLRLDMYEECLETIRLARASNYPARLADKMNKREQHVKRRIEEMYAEPCDGKPIEFGKHRPRYMVYPELKLSYEAHANVPQLVKCVELRQNSEVGRHLVTTQKLKVGDVLLIEKPYASMLNDQERYKRCDFCQNEDRFTLIPCEGCTVTMYCSKECMDKAHKQYHRYECGVLRDCWRMIGSLPGGIMGLRTVATAFASFEQDLEGWIDHLNTLDEAKVNAFTVDWNEITDSDMYDTVHVLATNQKRRSCKDLAMLIFFASIVHRLLLERTELGTLCESNPARSKLLFDLLLRHVQTSPINKKQVSHMKCCEIDQEDEYEFNNFGYDSDDEDIFEERTHAIAVYPLFSMANHSCIPNVAPIHLLDGRCAFVVSRPIAAGEQLFDVYGFGTTEFASSLRLLCLEQCYYFKCRCAVCESCSYVSVRNMNQEEEKFLRAMSNSVQMRNHLPKLIEHMNEVGRCYPKHQYTAAEVMLVRSLRIIHSYSLEDDAEDEFGNFGVLGSCDG from the exons ATGTCCGAGCGGCTCCAGGATGACGCGTGGGATGTGGGGAACCTGTTCGATCAACTATGGGAGGAATCGCTCAAGCAGCGCATCATCGAGCCTACCCAGAACCAGCCGGACAAGGATAAGATACCAGAAATTATTAAGCGCGAAATCGATGAGTTTCTGCGCACGTTCCCGTTTCACGACCGGCTTAAGCTGCAACCCGACACAAAGGACAACGCCAACGCGGTTGCGGCCCGTAACCGTGGCAATGAACTGTTCGCCACGGAAGGTGAGTGCTTGAAGTCGCTCCAGCACTACAACGAGAGCATCGCGTGCTCGGAGCCAGGTTCGGAAACCAGAGCACTTGCGTACGGCAACCGGTCGGCGGTCTGTCTAAGGTTAGACATGTACGAGGAGTGTTTGGAAACCATACGCCTAGCGCGAGCCTCGAACTACCCGGCGCGATTGGCTGACAAGATGAACAAGCGCGAGCAGCACGTGAAGCGACGCATCGAGGAAATGTATGCAGAACCTTGCGACGGAAAACCAATCGAGTTTGGCAAGCATCGGCCACGTTACATGGTCTATCCGGAACTGAAGTTGAGCTACGAGGCACACGCAAACGTCCCTCAGTTGGTGAAATGTGTTGAGCTGCGCCAGAACAGTGAAGTCGGTCGTCATTTGGTGACGACGCAGAAACTAAAGGTGGGAGACGTCCTGCTGATTGAGAAGCCGTACGCTAGCATGCTGAATGATCAGGAACGGTACAAGCGTTGTGATTTCTGTCAGAATGAGGACAGGTTTACGCTCATTCCTTGCGAGGGATGCACCGTGACAATGTACTGCTCGAAGGAATGTATGGACAAAGCGCACAAGCAGTATCATCGGTACGAGTGTGGTGTGCTGCGTGACTGTTGGCGCATGATTGGCTCCTTGCCGGGGGGAATAATGGGATTGCGTACGGTTGCTACGGCTTTTGCATCCTTCGAGCAGGATCTGGAGGGTTGGATCGATCACCTGAACACGCTGGACGAAGCGAAGGTGAATGCATTCACGGTGGACTGGAACGAGATAACAGACAGCGATATGTACGACACGGTACACGTGCTCGCCACGAACCAGAAACGGCGGAGTTGCAAAGATCTGGCGATGCTCATATTTTTCGCTTCAATCGTGCACCGACTGCTGCTGGAGCGTACTGAGCTCGGAACGTTGTGTGAGTCAAACCCGGCAAGAAGCAAACTTCTGTTCGATCTGCTGCTACGCCACGTGCAAACGTCCCCGATTAACAAGAAGCAGGTGTCACATATGAAGTGTTGTGAGATCGACCAGGAAGACGAGTATGAGTTTAATAATTTTGGGTACGATAGCGACGACGAGGATATATTCGAAGAGCGAACGCATGCGATTGCCGTTTACCCCTTGTTTAGCATGGCGAACCATAGCTGCATACCGAACGTGGCCCCGATCCATCTGCTCGATGGCCGGTGTGCCTTTGTAGTCAGCCGACCGATCGCTGCCGGAGAGCAGCTGTTCGACGTCTATGG CTTCGGTACAACGGAGTTCGCCAGCTCGCTCCGTTTACTTTGCCTGGAACAATGCTACTACTTCAAGTGTCGCTGCGCAGTGTGCGAATCATGTTCGTACGTCAGTGTGCGCAATATGAACCAAGAGGAAGAAAAGTTTCTCCGGGCGATGAGTAATTCGGTGCAGATGAGGAATCATCTGCCGAAGCTGATAGAGCACATGAACGAGGTGGGAAGGTGTTATCCGAAGCATCAGTATACGGCCGCGGAAGTGATGCTGGTGCGTAGCTTGCGCATCATTCACAGCTACTCGCTGGAGGATGATGCGGAAGACGAGTTTGGGAACTTTGGTGTACTGGGCAGTTGTGATgggtaa
- the LOC120958465 gene encoding SET and MYND domain-containing protein 4-like — MSEKLSDDKCNVTKLFGELWRESLKQRIIESTKDQQDKEKIAEIIKREIDEFLRTFPFRDRFKLQPDTKDNAKALAARNRGNELFTPLIGEYLESLQHYNESIAYSEPGSEARALAYGNRSAVCLKFGLYEECLENIRLARASKYPVRLAYKLKKREQHVKRCIVKDAGVFPDKVKHTPGKYRPRDSGHPALQLSYEAHANVPQLVKCVELRQNKEYGRHLVTTQNLKAGDVFLIEMPYANLLCDTERYKRCAFCQNEDTFTLIPCEGCTVAMYCSKECMDKAHKQYHRYECGVLRDCWRIVGLLLKGMVGLRTVATAFASFDQDLEGWNDHLNTLDETNVNAFTMDWNNATVSDIYDTVQVLATNQKRRGRKDLAELIFFASIVHRLLLERTDFGPLCESSPTRSKLLFDLLLRHVQTSLINKKRVLHMEREEDDEEEEDNYFGFGDSVDEAKEINHSEQTHAMAVYPLSSMLNHSCVPNVAPINLLDGRCAYIAGRPIAAGEQLFDLYDVSSINYHWSLRKYSLKRTFFFKCHCAACQQNVHVTLDSVVRADPNYTLLLRVLDKVEHKIPFLVQYLNHAGRHYPKHYLMATELLLPHALRMRHGYCKDDDIRNPIREVDDTGLVATLSRILLASQI, encoded by the exons ATGTCGGAGAAGCTCAGTGACGACAAATGCAATGTAACGAAGCTATTTGGTGAACTGTGGCGAGAATCACTCAAGCAGCGCATCATCGAATCCACCAAAGACCAGCAGGATAAAGAAAAGATAGCCGAGATCATTAAGCGCGAAATCGATGAGTTTCTGCGCACGTTCCCGTTTCGGGATCGGTTTAAGCTGCAACCCGACACAAAGGACAACGCGAAAGCGCTTGCGGCCCGTAACCGTGGCAATGAACTGTTCACCCCTTTGATCGGTGAGTACTTGGAGTCGCTCCAGCACTACAACGAAAGTATCGCGTACTCGGAGCCAGGTTCCGAAGCAAGAGCGCTCGCGTACGGTAACCGTTCGGCGGTCTGTCTGAAGTTTGGCCTGTACGAAGAGTGCTTGGAAAACATACGCTTAGCAAGGGCCTCGAAGTATCCGGTGCGATTGGCGTACAAGTTGAAGAAGCGCGAGCAGCACGTGAAGCGATGCATCGTTAAAGATGCTGGTGTATTTCCGGACAAGGTTAAACATACGCCTGGAAAGTACCGGCCACGTGACTCGGGCCATCCGGCACTGCAATTGAGCTATGAGGCACACGCAAACGTTCCCCAGCTAGTAAAATGTGTGGAACTGCGTCAGAATAAGGAATACGGTCGTCATTTGGTGACGACGCAGAATCTGAAGGCAGGAGACGTGTTTTTGATTGAGATGCCGTACGCAAACTTGCTATGTGACACAGAACGGTATAAACGTTGCGCTTTTTGTCAGAATGAGGACACGTTTACGCTGATTCCTTGCGAGGGATGCACCGTGGCGATGTACTGCTCGAAGGAATGTATGGACAAAGCGCACAAGCAGTACCATCGGTACGAGTGTGGCGTGCTGCGTGACTGTTGGCGCATTGTTGGCCTTTTGTTGAAGGGCATGGTGGGATTGCGTACGGTTGCCACGGCTTTTGCATCCTTCGACCAGGATCTCGAGGGATGGAATGATCATCTGAACACGCTGGACGAAACGAATGTGAATGCATTTACGATGGATTGGAACAACGCAACGGTCAGCGATATCTACGACACGGTACAAGTGCTCGCCACGAACCAGAAGCGGCGTGGTCGGAAAGATCTGGCGGAGCTAATATTTTTCGCCTCCATTGTGCACCGGTTACTGTTGGAACGCACAGACTTTGGACCGCTGTGTGAGTCGAGTCCGACAAGAAGCAAACTTCTGTTCGATCTGCTGCTACGCCACGTGCAAACTTCCCTGATCAACAAGAAGCGGGTGCTGCACATGGAACGCGAGGAggacgatgaggaggaggaggacaaTTATTTCGGCTTTGGCGATAGCGTTGACGAAGCGAAAGAAATTAACCACTCAGAGCAAACGCATGCGATGGCCGTTTACCCGCTGTCCAGCATGCTCAACCACAGCTGCGTACCGAACGTGGCCCCGATCAATTTGCTCGATGGCCGGTGTGCTTACATAGCCGGTCGACCAATCGCTGCCGGAGAGCAGCTGTTCGATCTTTACGA TGTTTCTTCGATCAATTACCACTGGTCGCTCAGAAAATATAGCCTGAAACGCACCTTCTTTTTCAAGTGTCACTGCGCAGCATGCCAACAAAATGTGCACGTCACTCTCGACAGTGTCGTCCGAGCGGATCCCAACTATACCCTGCTGCTGCGCGTGCTGGATAAGGTGGAGCATAAAATACCGTTCCTGGTGCAGTACTTGAACCATGCGGGGCGGCACTATCCTAAGCATTATTTAATGGCTAccgaactgctgctgccgcacgCCTTGCGCATGAGGCACGGCTACTGCAAGGATGATGATATACGTAACCCGATTCGGGAGGTCGACGACACGGGTTTGGTAGCTACTTTGAGTCGAATTCTACTAGCGAGTCAGATATAG
- the LOC120959266 gene encoding SET and MYND domain-containing protein 4-like, whose protein sequence is MYGPLSDKNYDVTKLFGQLWEETLQQRIIESTQNQPDDDRVATIIKCKIDDFLRRFPFHERLQLQPDAKDNAKALAARVLGNELFALPMEEKYLQALRYYNESISYSAQGSETRALAYGNRSAVCLKFGLYQECLENIRLARASNYPARLADKLNKREQHVKRCIQHDPPVFPDRVKHTPGKYRLRSSGHPAPKLSYEAHANVPQLVKCVELRQDSEFGRHLVTTKHLKAGDVLLIEKPYANLLIDVERHVRCAFCQNEDRFTLIPCEGCTVTMYCSEECRDKAHKQYHRYECGVLRDCWRIVGHLFGGMVGLRTVATAIASFDQDLGGWNDHLNTLDETNVNAFTMDWNNATVSDIYDTVQVLATNQKRRCRKDLAELIFFASIVHRLLLERTDFGPLCESSPTRSKLLFDLLLRHVQTSLINKKRVHHMEAVEVKDEEDEDTKEKVGDELNDYFDYDSEEGKPTHFEERPHAMAVYPLSSMLNHSCVPNVVPINLLDGRCAIMAIRPIAAGEQLFDNYGTCTIRYGRSIRGIYLQDCYLFQCSCGACQSHVECAYTDPEEATLLRNLELLPKVETKLLMLLWHMNQDERYYTKHQLTAMQHKLVHTLRMMHSFSPDDELFLVVRQETLLF, encoded by the exons ATGTACGGACCGCTCAGTGACAAGAATTACGACGTGACCAAGCTGTTTGGTCAACTTTGGGAGGAAACGCTCCAGCAGCGCATCATCGAGTCCACCCAAAACCAGCCGGACGATGACAGGGTTGCCACGATCATTAAGTGTAAGATCGATGACTTTCTGCGCAGGTTCCCGTTTCACGAACGGCTTCAGCTGCAGCCCGACGCAAAGGATAATGCGAAAGCGCTTGCTGCCCGCGTCCTTGGCAATGAACTGTTCGCGCTGCCGATGGAAGAGAAGTACCTACAGGCACTGCGATACTACAATGAAAGCATTTCATACTCGGCGCAGGGTTCCGAAACAAGAGCGCTTGCGTACGGTAATCGGTCCGCGGTCTGTCTTAAATTTGGCCTGTACCAGGAGTGTTTGGAAAATATACGCCTAGCAAGGGCCTCGAACTACCCAGCACGATTGGCGGACAAGCTGAACAAGCGCGAGCAGCACGTGAAGCGATGCATCCAACACGACCCTCCCGTATTTCCGGACAGGGTTAAACATACGCCTGGAAAGTATCGGCTTCGTTCCTCGGGCCATCCGGCACCGAAGTTGAGCTACGAGGCACACGCAAACGTTCCCCAGCTGGTGAAATGTGTGGAGCTGCGCCAGGACAGTGAATTCGGTCGTCATTTGGTGACGACGAAGCATCTGAAGGCAGGGGACGTGCTGCTGATTGAGAAGCCGTACGCAAACTTACTCATCGACGTGGAACGACATGTACGTTGCGCGTTTTGTCAGAATGAGGACAGATTTACGCTGATTCCTTGCGAGGGATGCACCGTGACGATGTACTGTTCGGAAGAATGTCGGGACAAAGCGCACAAGCAGTATCATCGATACGAGTGTGGCGTGCTGCGTGACTGTTGGCGCATTGTTGGTCACTTGTTTGGGGGCATGGTGGGATTGCGTACGGTTGCCACGGCCATCGCATCCTTCGACCAGGATCTCGGGGGATGGAATGATCATCTGAACACGCTGGACGAAACAAATGTAAATGCATTTACGATGGATTGGAACAACGCAACGGTCAGCGATATCTACGACACGGTACAAGTGCTCGCCACGAACCAGAAGCGGCGTTGTCGGAAAGATCTGGCGGAGCTAATATTTTTCGCCTCCATCGTGCACCGGTTACTGTTGGAACGCACAGACTTTGGACCGCTGTGTGAGTCGAGTCCGACAAGAAGCAAACTTCTGTTCGATCTGCTGCTACGCCACGTGCAAACTTCCCTGATCAACAAGAAGCGGGTGCATCACATGGAAGCGGTGGAGGTAAAAGATGAGGAGGATGAAGATACTAAGGAAAAGGTTGGGGATGAGTTAAACGATTATTTCGACTACGACAGTGAGGAAGGAAAACCAACACATTTTGAAGAGCGACCGCATGCGATGGCCGTTTACCCGCTGTCCAGCATGCTGAACCATAGCTGCGTACCGAACGTGGTCCCGATCAATTTGCTCGACGGACGGTGTGCTATTATGGCCATCCGGCCGATCGCTGCCGGAGAGCAGCTGTTCGACAACTACGG GACTTGTACGATCCGTTACGGACGGTCAATCAGAGGGATATACCTGCAGGATTGCTACCTTTTCCAATGTAGCTGCGGGGCATGCCAATCACACGTGGAATGTGCGTATACCGATCCGGAGGAAGCCACCTTGCTTCGGAATCTGGAATTGCTGCCTAA